In the genome of Desulfobaccales bacterium, one region contains:
- a CDS encoding Rne/Rng family ribonuclease, with product MSPPRKMFVNAADPEVFRVAIVEEGQMEELALESSSREPTKANIYKGVVANIEPSLQAAFVNYGGERHGFLPLSEVHPDCYQEKPQSKAKTKIQRVLRKGQELIVQVYKEESATKGAYLSTYISLPGRRLVLLPNQSHLGVSRKIEKEEERQRLKELAHKLGLPPEMGLIIRTAGETSKNLDLAKDLKYLLKLWETLNQTAATQAAPCLLHRDLDLITRTVRDYFSPDITTIMVDNKDVYQTLRTFIMEMAPRHVHALKLYKDNIPIFTRYQLEDQIDRIYSERVPLKSGGSIVINPTEALVSIDVNSGRCTSGKELEDTALKTNLEAADEVARQLRLRDLGGLVVIDFIDLKDKKHQKEVEQALKQSLKKDKARVTVGHLSKFGLLELSRQRLRPTAEVSAYLECPTCHGQGHIKRVDTLGLSLLRQISTQVAQNPIQEVRGAVPLEVGTFLLNNKRKEILDLEEHFNLKITLTPKVGLGPEDIQLEYLKREAPEAKPVPESKPVAAAKAAPETKPVDEAKAAPAARARRTSSSRRRGPRRSAASKKAAAEAPETAQAALGTAETTETPAPQEPQPQETLVPHPEPHETESS from the coding sequence ATGAGCCCACCTCGCAAGATGTTTGTCAACGCCGCTGACCCGGAGGTGTTCCGAGTCGCCATCGTCGAAGAAGGCCAAATGGAAGAGCTGGCCCTGGAGTCTTCTTCCCGGGAACCTACCAAAGCCAACATTTATAAGGGCGTGGTGGCTAATATCGAACCCAGCCTCCAGGCCGCGTTTGTCAACTACGGAGGGGAGCGCCACGGTTTTTTGCCCCTGTCCGAAGTACACCCCGACTGCTACCAGGAAAAACCCCAGAGTAAAGCCAAAACCAAGATTCAGCGGGTGCTGCGCAAAGGCCAGGAGCTCATCGTCCAGGTCTACAAAGAGGAGTCCGCCACCAAGGGCGCCTACCTCAGCACCTACATCTCCCTTCCTGGGCGCCGCCTGGTGCTCTTGCCGAATCAGAGCCACCTGGGGGTTTCCCGCAAGATCGAAAAAGAAGAGGAGCGCCAGCGCCTCAAAGAATTAGCCCACAAATTGGGGCTGCCCCCGGAGATGGGCCTGATCATCCGCACGGCCGGCGAAACCAGCAAAAACCTGGACCTGGCCAAGGATTTGAAATATCTCCTGAAGCTCTGGGAGACCCTCAACCAGACGGCGGCCACCCAGGCTGCCCCCTGCCTGCTGCACCGGGACCTGGACCTCATCACCCGGACCGTCAGGGATTATTTTTCCCCGGATATCACCACCATCATGGTGGACAACAAAGATGTCTATCAGACGCTGCGGACCTTCATCATGGAGATGGCTCCCCGGCACGTGCACGCCCTGAAACTCTACAAAGACAATATCCCCATTTTTACCCGGTACCAGTTGGAAGACCAGATCGACCGCATCTACTCGGAGCGCGTGCCCTTGAAATCCGGCGGCTCCATCGTTATCAATCCCACCGAGGCCCTGGTCTCCATCGATGTCAACTCCGGGCGCTGCACCAGCGGCAAGGAACTGGAAGATACGGCCTTGAAGACCAACCTGGAGGCCGCCGATGAAGTGGCCCGGCAGCTCCGCCTCCGGGACCTGGGGGGCCTGGTAGTTATTGATTTCATTGATTTGAAGGATAAGAAGCATCAGAAAGAAGTGGAGCAGGCCCTGAAGCAAAGCCTAAAAAAAGACAAGGCCCGGGTCACCGTGGGGCACCTGTCCAAGTTTGGTCTGCTGGAACTCTCCCGCCAGCGCCTGCGGCCCACCGCCGAGGTCAGCGCCTACCTCGAGTGTCCCACCTGCCATGGCCAGGGCCATATTAAGCGGGTGGATACTCTGGGCTTAAGCCTCCTGCGGCAAATCTCCACCCAGGTGGCCCAAAACCCCATCCAGGAGGTCCGGGGGGCGGTGCCCCTGGAAGTGGGTACTTTTCTCCTGAATAACAAACGTAAAGAAATCCTCGACTTAGAAGAGCATTTCAATCTCAAGATTACGCTCACCCCGAAAGTAGGCCTGGGGCCCGAAGATATCCAGTTGGAATACCTCAAGCGTGAAGCGCCCGAGGCCAAACCGGTTCCTGAGAGCAAGCCGGTGGCCGCAGCCAAAGCGGCTCCTGAAACCAAACCGGTTGACGAGGCCAAGGCGGCTCCCGCAGCTAGAGCCCGAAGGACTTCTTCATCCCGGCGGCGTGGCCCTCGCCGGTCCGCGGCCTCCAAAAAGGCCGCGGCTGAAGCCCCGGAGACTGCTCAGGCTGCGCTGGGAACCGCCGAGACCACTGAGACCCCGGCGCCTCAGGAGCCTCAGCCTCAAGAGACCCTGGTGCCCCACCCCGAGCCTCACGAGACCGAGTCATCTTAA
- a CDS encoding universal stress protein, whose product MKILVAVDKSEESQQALRYCCHLLEHFEADVDALYVKPDLIESVAETSYAPFTTRKDVEKSIAADEDKTVEETFQACEICLGGKVPCAPLVAVGDPADEILNTANEGMYDLIVLGSQGRSSIRGFLLGTVHAKILHHALQPVLLMRNFRPIQKILVAYRGSQCDQGALEFIAPLFAKTKPDITILHVQETELGETPEFAESCLLTGEDTLKKYGFTPTKKLAQGDFVDEILKAVAVERYDLLVLGAYGHKRPKYLKLISDEALNLVRLSTRPVLVYRDKSDM is encoded by the coding sequence ATGAAAATCCTGGTCGCAGTGGATAAAAGTGAGGAGTCGCAGCAGGCCCTGCGCTATTGCTGTCATCTCTTGGAGCATTTCGAGGCCGACGTGGACGCCCTCTATGTCAAACCCGACCTCATAGAATCCGTGGCGGAAACCTCTTATGCCCCCTTCACTACCCGAAAGGATGTGGAAAAGTCCATCGCAGCCGACGAGGACAAAACCGTGGAGGAAACTTTCCAGGCCTGCGAGATCTGCCTGGGAGGCAAAGTTCCCTGTGCGCCCCTGGTGGCCGTGGGCGACCCCGCCGACGAAATCCTCAACACCGCCAATGAAGGCATGTATGACCTGATCGTGCTGGGCTCCCAAGGCCGCTCCTCCATCCGGGGCTTTTTGTTGGGCACGGTGCATGCCAAGATTCTTCACCATGCCCTGCAACCGGTGCTCCTCATGCGCAATTTCCGGCCCATCCAGAAAATTCTGGTGGCCTACCGGGGGTCCCAGTGTGACCAGGGAGCCCTGGAATTCATTGCCCCCCTCTTTGCCAAGACCAAGCCGGATATCACCATCTTGCATGTCCAGGAAACCGAGTTGGGTGAAACCCCCGAATTCGCTGAGTCCTGTTTGCTCACCGGGGAAGACACGTTAAAGAAATACGGTTTCACTCCCACGAAGAAATTGGCCCAGGGCGACTTTGTGGATGAAATCCTCAAGGCCGTGGCCGTGGAACGCTATGACCTGCTGGTGCTGGGAGCTTACGGGCACAAACGGCCCAAGTATTTGAAACTGATCAGCGACGAAGCCCTTAACCTGGTGCGCCTCTCCACCCGTCCCGTACTGGTCTATCGGGATAAAAGCGACATGTAA
- a CDS encoding MerR family transcriptional regulator, giving the protein MTRISNKNREFTTSYVAELTKVSARRLRWWDQQGLVKPGAFPGRKIRQRRRYTLQDIICILVVKKLRDNGMSLQKIREVVDKIEVNGITRPLAKLRVACLAHTIVAKIEGKYLEPLSGQLVIEQCLEEIRPQLERRRLAPAERAVERANIDYEKKIAGF; this is encoded by the coding sequence ATGACAAGAATATCTAATAAAAATAGGGAGTTTACTACAAGTTATGTTGCAGAATTAACAAAGGTTTCTGCGCGGAGGCTTCGATGGTGGGATCAGCAGGGGTTGGTAAAGCCAGGAGCTTTTCCCGGACGGAAAATCAGGCAAAGACGGCGATATACACTTCAAGATATTATCTGTATATTAGTGGTAAAAAAGCTTAGAGATAACGGGATGAGCCTTCAGAAGATTAGGGAAGTCGTTGATAAGATAGAGGTAAACGGTATTACCCGCCCACTGGCAAAACTCAGGGTTGCATGTTTGGCCCATACGATAGTTGCAAAAATAGAGGGAAAATATTTAGAACCGCTCTCTGGCCAGTTGGTCATTGAGCAATGCTTGGAAGAAATTCGGCCTCAGTTGGAGCGTAGGCGTTTAGCCCCTGCCGAGAGGGCCGTGGAGCGAGCAAATATAGATTATGAAAAAAAGATTGCTGGTTTTTGA
- a CDS encoding radical SAM protein — MADLNELCLEITNRCIMNCLHCSTASPGSEEKVDELALKEIQSIISDFHALGGKILEISGGEPTLHKNLLDIVAIAKSKDLETRLYSCGVSYKGRCRPLSVALLKKLRSQGLDKIIFNLQGATSEVHDLITRKPGSFNALCKSIIYAKKLGFWVGAHFVPMQPNVSSFEDVLELASKIGIDEVALLRFVPQGRGEINKGRLRLPSDKLWGFLKIVAQLTNKYGDGLKIRAGCPLDFLGFIDETVKQSACKAGKSTCSITPSGDVLPCPGFKHFPEFVAGNIKSKKLSLIWNTSEVFKQFQTIDHQNISICSECSKSDICKGRCPAQRVRHHGHLAIGPDPDCPRVYMVKLGPEIAPFRDHFNSADISELFIG, encoded by the coding sequence ATGGCAGACTTGAATGAATTATGTTTGGAAATAACTAACCGCTGCATTATGAATTGTCTGCATTGTTCCACGGCTTCTCCTGGCTCCGAAGAAAAAGTCGATGAACTTGCTTTAAAGGAAATTCAGTCGATTATCTCCGATTTTCATGCTCTCGGGGGAAAAATCCTCGAAATTTCCGGAGGGGAGCCCACCTTACACAAAAATCTTCTGGATATCGTAGCCATTGCCAAGAGTAAAGATCTTGAAACCAGGCTATATAGCTGTGGGGTTTCATATAAGGGGAGATGCAGACCTTTAAGTGTGGCACTTTTGAAGAAGCTGCGTAGCCAAGGGTTAGATAAGATTATTTTCAACCTACAGGGTGCCACAAGCGAGGTCCATGATCTAATAACAAGAAAGCCGGGTAGCTTCAACGCTCTTTGCAAAAGTATTATTTATGCGAAAAAATTAGGGTTTTGGGTCGGAGCCCATTTTGTGCCCATGCAGCCGAATGTAAGCTCATTTGAAGATGTATTAGAGCTCGCAAGTAAAATAGGTATTGATGAGGTTGCCCTTCTCAGATTTGTTCCCCAGGGGAGAGGAGAGATTAATAAAGGAAGGCTCAGACTTCCAAGTGATAAACTATGGGGCTTTTTAAAAATTGTTGCTCAATTAACGAATAAATATGGGGATGGGCTGAAAATCCGCGCAGGATGTCCCCTAGATTTCTTGGGTTTCATCGATGAGACAGTTAAACAATCCGCCTGCAAGGCTGGAAAATCGACTTGTAGTATAACGCCAAGCGGGGATGTGCTCCCTTGTCCGGGTTTTAAACACTTTCCGGAATTTGTAGCGGGGAACATTAAAAGTAAAAAGCTGAGCCTAATATGGAACACATCTGAGGTTTTTAAGCAATTTCAAACGATTGACCATCAAAATATTTCAATTTGTTCAGAATGTTCAAAGAGCGATATTTGTAAAGGGAGATGCCCCGCTCAGAGGGTTAGGCATCACGGGCATCTTGCGATAGGTCCAGACCCAGATTGTCCAAGGGTTTATATGGTTAAATTAGGACCGGAAATCGCACCATTTCGTGATCATTTTAATAGCGCCGATATATCGGAATTATTTATCGGTTGA
- a CDS encoding DUF2284 domain-containing protein, whose amino-acid sequence MEIGWTSQDINEIPIDKDLTENACRAGCKLYGRNGGCPPFSPDFNLLRKKFKLANIIYTKLLIENYPPKVLAGNYYVRWSFIEALLTPFTNKFANIINDNKKSLFLSSGFCRGCGNQRCAVKNGCKCRYPLRRTFSLESTGVIVSEVAEKLLGFELYWWDRADKDYHPPYMTKIISILSNQPINNSDISALLK is encoded by the coding sequence TTGGAAATTGGATGGACTTCTCAGGACATCAATGAAATCCCTATTGATAAAGATTTGACAGAAAATGCTTGCCGGGCTGGTTGTAAGTTATATGGAAGGAATGGGGGTTGCCCTCCCTTTTCTCCAGACTTCAACCTTTTAAGGAAAAAGTTCAAACTGGCTAATATAATTTATACCAAGCTTTTAATAGAAAATTATCCTCCAAAAGTATTGGCCGGGAATTACTATGTTAGATGGTCCTTTATCGAAGCATTACTAACGCCATTTACTAATAAATTTGCCAATATTATCAACGATAATAAGAAAAGTTTATTTTTATCTTCCGGATTTTGTAGAGGTTGTGGAAACCAACGATGCGCAGTAAAAAATGGGTGTAAATGTCGTTATCCTTTGCGCCGGACGTTTTCTTTAGAATCTACTGGCGTGATAGTTTCTGAGGTTGCAGAGAAGCTCTTAGGCTTTGAACTTTACTGGTGGGATAGGGCGGATAAAGATTATCATCCCCCGTATATGACTAAGATTATATCTATATTGAGCAATCAACCGATAAATAATTCCGATATATCGGCGCTATTAAAATGA
- a CDS encoding tetratricopeptide repeat protein — MKSTLHSLRRLACGAILLALPLAVSHCTKNSSPAARGLGQEDVAKLQDLHDHWSHKKPTPTLPEQLPNDRLEALGDLALENRNFEDSLVNYLQVLRDHPERYDLHYKVGVIFLMSGKLEAAQKELALVLVHRPEMLQAHEALGLVFLQGKQYPMAIDEFHYVLAQDPSRAKTHHLLGVTFLEAGHIDRAINEFQKATILDPRHLSSFILLSEAYLKRKDYTRATATLKKAQSLAPDNQKVNRLLGQALSGQKQYPQALTAFLKAGDEAQAYNNIGVYYFMDGRFEEAAKCFQRAMELRPTFYQEAKANLQRALEKLQESRHDDG, encoded by the coding sequence ATGAAATCGACGCTGCACTCGCTCCGGCGGCTGGCTTGCGGGGCAATTCTGCTGGCCTTGCCACTTGCCGTGAGCCATTGCACCAAGAACTCGTCTCCTGCTGCGCGCGGCCTGGGCCAGGAAGATGTCGCCAAACTTCAGGACCTCCATGACCACTGGTCTCACAAGAAACCCACGCCCACGCTGCCGGAACAGTTGCCGAATGACCGCCTGGAGGCTCTGGGCGATTTGGCCCTGGAAAACCGGAACTTCGAAGATTCCCTGGTTAACTATCTTCAAGTCCTGAGAGATCACCCCGAACGCTATGACCTGCACTATAAAGTGGGGGTCATTTTCCTCATGTCCGGGAAGTTGGAGGCCGCCCAGAAGGAACTGGCCCTCGTCTTGGTGCACCGGCCAGAGATGCTCCAGGCCCACGAAGCCCTGGGATTGGTCTTTCTTCAGGGCAAACAGTATCCCATGGCCATTGATGAATTCCATTACGTTTTGGCCCAAGACCCCAGCCGGGCCAAGACCCATCATCTCCTGGGGGTCACCTTTCTCGAGGCCGGGCACATCGATCGGGCCATAAATGAGTTCCAAAAGGCCACAATTCTGGATCCTCGCCACCTATCCTCCTTCATCCTTTTATCCGAGGCCTACCTGAAGCGTAAAGATTATACCCGTGCCACGGCTACCCTTAAGAAGGCCCAAAGCTTGGCCCCGGATAACCAAAAAGTCAACCGTTTGCTGGGCCAGGCGCTATCGGGCCAGAAACAATACCCCCAGGCTCTGACGGCCTTTCTGAAGGCAGGGGATGAGGCCCAGGCCTATAACAATATCGGGGTCTATTATTTCATGGATGGGCGCTTTGAAGAGGCGGCCAAATGCTTCCAGCGAGCCATGGAGCTCAGGCCCACCTTCTACCAGGAAGCCAAAGCCAACCTGCAGCGGGCCCTGGAAAAACTGCAGGAATCCCGCCACGACGACGGCTGA
- a CDS encoding LytR C-terminal domain-containing protein, translating to MPRSIYGYALTGLAVLALGIGWSLGAVGCGPVPGSSYTDATPGAFYPNVRQSPGEVTRLLRNAHYYKLMGRPELALKELEQAHRQNPENLQLVNTLAQSYEEQGQFDTARKLYQEALTLNGPHPALANNLCFTYYLEGRYQEAETCYRQTLARDPNNEAARNNLGLLYCRLGRTDEARRLWQEVDGTAAAEYKTRQALAALGMADRAVYAQRTAPASAEVAAVSSHTPAALLAPQKVAMQAPAQPVPDNDQPGNVAQEQAAPLKTSPVPASRAAMEVPDRAVVAPTSHPAPPVQEALPPTPAVAVSPRPASPSGELDTPAAPLAPQKMAMQAASELVNPAHEAKPKLAPEQAAPAQATPRSRPAYLTCTELIDTDIEVRNGTRAPHLAREVRSLLSQEAFSVVKIGNHVDFGAQKTIIYYRPVAQRVAQALQTDIFPMAALEQSDQLRGKVAIKVLLGHDLLENQDLMARLGQDKVQPMAAEATPPPTGQRLAAPAAAERLTPGNQNALPQEKTAPSQPPAPVAQTPRPRSFEPLTASELEYTAIEVLNGTRTPHLARRTRTLLDLEGFSVARIGNYINFGAEKTIIYYRPEAQRVARVLGETLFPGAGLEPSMKLHKDIAVKILLGADLLERPQLMARLATEAQ from the coding sequence TTGCCTAGATCAATTTACGGGTATGCACTGACTGGCTTGGCGGTGCTTGCGCTCGGGATCGGCTGGTCCTTGGGGGCGGTTGGCTGCGGCCCGGTTCCCGGCTCCAGCTACACCGATGCCACCCCAGGCGCCTTTTATCCCAACGTTCGTCAATCTCCTGGGGAAGTCACTCGCCTCCTACGCAATGCCCACTATTATAAATTAATGGGGCGTCCCGAGCTGGCCCTCAAGGAATTGGAGCAGGCCCACCGGCAGAACCCGGAAAATCTCCAACTCGTCAATACCCTGGCCCAAAGTTACGAGGAGCAGGGACAATTCGATACCGCCCGGAAGCTCTACCAGGAGGCCCTCACCTTAAACGGCCCTCATCCCGCCTTGGCCAATAATTTGTGCTTCACCTATTACCTGGAAGGGCGTTACCAGGAGGCTGAGACCTGCTATCGCCAAACCCTGGCCCGTGATCCCAACAATGAAGCGGCGCGCAACAACCTGGGGCTCTTGTACTGTCGCTTAGGCCGCACCGATGAGGCCCGTCGGCTCTGGCAGGAAGTTGACGGCACTGCTGCCGCCGAATACAAAACTCGCCAGGCCTTGGCAGCCCTGGGTATGGCTGACCGCGCCGTATATGCCCAAAGGACCGCACCTGCTTCAGCCGAGGTGGCGGCCGTGTCCTCGCATACCCCGGCTGCGCTTCTAGCCCCCCAAAAGGTCGCCATGCAGGCGCCCGCCCAGCCGGTCCCGGACAACGACCAGCCTGGCAATGTGGCTCAGGAACAGGCGGCGCCTCTGAAAACCTCCCCGGTTCCTGCTTCCCGTGCCGCCATGGAGGTGCCTGATCGCGCCGTCGTTGCCCCAACCTCCCACCCTGCTCCACCCGTACAGGAGGCTTTACCCCCAACGCCGGCCGTGGCCGTCTCTCCGCGGCCCGCCTCTCCCTCCGGCGAGCTGGACACCCCCGCGGCGCCTCTGGCTCCGCAAAAGATGGCCATGCAGGCGGCCTCGGAACTTGTTAATCCTGCCCATGAGGCCAAACCCAAGTTGGCGCCTGAGCAAGCTGCGCCGGCCCAGGCCACCCCACGCTCTCGCCCGGCATACCTGACCTGCACCGAACTGATAGACACGGACATCGAAGTGCGTAATGGCACCCGCGCACCCCATTTGGCCCGGGAAGTCAGATCCCTGCTCAGCCAGGAAGCCTTCAGCGTGGTCAAAATCGGCAATCATGTGGATTTCGGCGCACAAAAGACCATCATTTATTATCGGCCCGTGGCGCAAAGAGTCGCCCAGGCCCTGCAAACCGATATTTTTCCCATGGCCGCCCTTGAACAATCTGACCAGCTCAGGGGCAAGGTAGCCATTAAAGTACTGCTGGGCCACGATCTCCTGGAAAATCAGGACTTGATGGCGCGCCTGGGCCAGGACAAGGTTCAACCCATGGCCGCCGAGGCAACGCCTCCCCCAACCGGTCAACGCCTGGCAGCGCCAGCAGCCGCGGAACGCCTAACCCCGGGCAACCAGAATGCCCTGCCCCAGGAAAAGACTGCGCCTTCCCAGCCTCCAGCTCCCGTGGCCCAGACTCCCCGACCGCGCTCCTTCGAACCTTTGACTGCCTCAGAACTGGAGTACACGGCCATCGAAGTACTGAACGGCACCCGCACCCCTCATCTGGCCCGCCGCACCCGGACACTGCTTGACCTGGAAGGATTCTCCGTAGCCAGAATAGGCAACTACATAAATTTCGGGGCAGAAAAGACCATCATTTATTATCGGCCCGAGGCCCAAAGAGTTGCTCGGGTCCTGGGTGAAACCCTTTTCCCGGGAGCGGGCCTGGAACCCAGTATGAAGCTTCATAAAGATATTGCGGTGAAAATCCTGCTGGGAGCCGATCTCCTGGAACGTCCGCAACTGATGGCGCGCCTGGCTACCGAGGCACAATGA
- a CDS encoding type II and III secretion system protein family protein has product MDRVKNQEINQLIHLKVGRSKVLRTPFALTRISVADPDIADLILISDREIYVNALAPGVTTISMWGKSRFTSTSVTVEADLTLLKEKLHQILPKEKIGVEAAGDSIVMSGEVSGPVAQSTALSLARAYAGGEKGEGKGKETKVVNLMHVGGVQQVMLEVRIAEINRTVAQQIGINFTAVSPSGNFGVNQLNSLSTISGLGRTINPSIGGGPSGAPGTVFDALLSTNIQAMAGWKAGGILWTAFLNLLKQNNLGRVLAEPNLVTTSGQKASFLAGGQYPYPVPQATGGGTTITIQFQQYGVQLEFTPTVLDDNKIAIKVHPTVSELDYTNAVSTAGFVVPGLRSREMNTQVEVRDGQTFSIAGLLSDQSRNVINKFPVLGDIPVLGALFRSTNYQKNETELVALVTSHLVKPIPPGKGQLPTDKWIDPTDVDAYLLGLDQGRAKPASKPAPKLALPPGFGNQSID; this is encoded by the coding sequence TTGGATCGGGTTAAGAATCAAGAAATCAACCAGCTTATACACCTAAAAGTGGGGCGCTCCAAGGTCTTGCGCACTCCCTTTGCCCTCACCCGCATCTCGGTGGCCGATCCGGACATCGCCGACCTCATCCTTATCTCTGACCGGGAAATCTACGTCAACGCCCTGGCCCCAGGGGTGACCACCATCAGCATGTGGGGTAAGTCCCGCTTCACATCCACCTCCGTGACGGTGGAGGCCGACCTGACCTTATTGAAGGAGAAGCTCCACCAGATCCTGCCCAAAGAGAAGATCGGGGTGGAAGCCGCCGGGGATTCCATTGTTATGTCCGGTGAGGTCTCCGGGCCGGTGGCCCAGAGCACCGCCTTGTCCCTGGCCCGGGCCTATGCCGGGGGTGAGAAAGGCGAGGGCAAAGGCAAAGAGACCAAGGTGGTGAACCTGATGCACGTGGGCGGGGTGCAGCAGGTAATGCTCGAGGTGCGGATAGCCGAGATCAACCGGACGGTGGCCCAACAAATCGGCATCAATTTCACCGCGGTGAGCCCCAGCGGCAACTTCGGTGTGAACCAGCTCAACAGTCTCTCGACCATTTCCGGGTTGGGGCGCACCATCAACCCGTCTATTGGCGGTGGCCCGTCGGGGGCCCCGGGCACGGTTTTCGATGCGTTATTATCCACAAATATACAGGCCATGGCCGGCTGGAAAGCGGGTGGCATCCTGTGGACCGCCTTCCTGAATCTCCTGAAGCAGAATAACCTGGGGCGGGTGCTGGCCGAACCTAACCTGGTGACCACCAGCGGCCAAAAGGCCTCCTTCCTCGCCGGCGGCCAGTATCCCTACCCGGTGCCGCAAGCCACTGGCGGCGGTACAACCATTACCATTCAGTTTCAACAGTACGGGGTCCAGTTGGAGTTTACCCCAACGGTCTTGGATGATAACAAGATTGCCATTAAGGTGCATCCCACCGTCAGCGAGCTGGATTATACCAATGCCGTGAGCACGGCTGGTTTCGTGGTGCCGGGGCTGCGCTCCCGGGAGATGAACACCCAGGTCGAGGTCCGTGATGGTCAGACCTTTTCCATCGCCGGACTGTTGTCGGACCAATCTCGAAATGTCATCAACAAGTTCCCCGTCCTGGGAGATATCCCCGTCCTGGGAGCCCTGTTCCGCTCCACCAACTACCAGAAGAACGAAACGGAGCTGGTGGCCTTGGTCACCTCTCACCTGGTAAAGCCCATACCGCCGGGAAAGGGTCAGTTGCCCACGGATAAGTGGATCGACCCCACGGACGTTGACGCCTACCTGCTGGGGCTGGATCAGGGCCGGGCCAAGCCGGCCTCCAAGCCGGCCCCCAAGCTGGCGCTGCCGCCGGGGTTTGGCAACCAGTCTATCGATTAG
- a CDS encoding lytic transglycosylase domain-containing protein has product MAGDRVGQVEQAMVGPATIPRGESPNPFPQAKPVQPGSELNGFGEGLSGTAKKGGGSAFRAPVQIANLIKCKNLEEVVVKYARQYGVDEDLVWAVIRQESGFNAGAVSPKGAMGLMQLMPGTAALLGVSDPFDVEQNVAGGVKYLEQCLNQFNQDVPLALAAYNAGPGNVVKYQGCPPFAETRNYVASILAAYAGEPIREDWKLSRVNYVVGEELAAAAAPLKGLPWRIPLPNWRIATPQCKLGSPHWKVTVRPF; this is encoded by the coding sequence TTGGCCGGCGACCGCGTCGGGCAGGTCGAGCAAGCTATGGTAGGCCCCGCCACAATTCCCAGGGGTGAAAGTCCCAACCCCTTTCCCCAGGCCAAACCGGTGCAGCCGGGTTCTGAGCTTAACGGCTTCGGGGAGGGGTTGTCCGGAACGGCCAAGAAGGGAGGTGGATCGGCTTTCCGGGCGCCGGTCCAGATTGCCAATCTGATAAAATGCAAAAATCTGGAAGAAGTGGTAGTAAAATATGCTCGGCAGTATGGCGTCGATGAGGATCTGGTGTGGGCCGTCATTCGCCAGGAATCCGGATTCAACGCCGGAGCTGTATCCCCTAAAGGCGCCATGGGACTTATGCAGCTGATGCCGGGGACCGCCGCTCTGCTGGGAGTATCCGATCCCTTTGATGTGGAGCAAAACGTTGCCGGGGGCGTTAAATATTTGGAACAGTGCCTCAATCAATTTAATCAGGATGTGCCCCTGGCTCTGGCCGCCTACAACGCCGGGCCTGGAAATGTCGTCAAATATCAGGGGTGCCCGCCTTTTGCCGAGACGCGGAATTATGTGGCGAGCATCCTGGCGGCCTATGCGGGGGAACCGATTCGAGAGGACTGGAAACTCTCCCGTGTAAATTATGTTGTGGGAGAAGAACTGGCCGCGGCCGCCGCACCGCTCAAGGGATTACCCTGGAGAATTCCCTTACCCAATTGGAGAATTGCCACACCGCAATGTAAGCTTGGCTCGCCCCACTGGAAAGTGACCGTGCGTCCTTTCTGA